From one Bacillus sp. FJAT-42376 genomic stretch:
- a CDS encoding homoserine dehydrogenase, with protein sequence MKAIQVGLLGLGTVGSGVVKIIREHQDKLNHLVGCPVEVRKVLVREKDKQRMIDVDSSLLTTDPYEVIHDQEVDVLIEVMGGIEQTKEYLLAALNEKKQIVTANKDLMALYGSELLAAATKNGCDLFYEASVAGGIPILRSLVDGLASDRITKMMGIVNGTTNFILTKMSKYGSPYAEVLKEAQDLGYAESDPTADVEGLDAARKMAILARLGFSMNVDLKDVQVRGISAISDDDINYSKRLGYTMKLIGIAHRHNNKIEVSVEPTLLPDHHPLAAVNDEYNAVYVYGEAVGETMFYGPGAGSLPTATAVVSDLVGVMKNMRLGVNGRSAVAPQYEKQLKLDEEIFAQHFLRIHVKDQVGALAKITGLFSERGVSFEKILQLPLKNSELAEIVIVTHHASQKDFAEIMNRLDHMEVVSEVKSTYRVEGNGGA encoded by the coding sequence ATGAAAGCAATACAGGTAGGACTGCTTGGATTAGGCACGGTAGGGAGCGGGGTCGTAAAAATCATCCGCGAGCACCAGGACAAATTAAACCATCTTGTGGGCTGTCCGGTTGAAGTCAGGAAAGTACTTGTCCGCGAAAAAGATAAACAGCGGATGATTGATGTGGATTCATCCCTGCTGACAACAGATCCTTATGAAGTGATCCATGATCAAGAGGTGGATGTATTAATAGAAGTGATGGGCGGAATTGAACAGACTAAAGAATACTTACTTGCTGCTTTAAACGAAAAGAAACAGATTGTGACTGCCAATAAAGATTTAATGGCTTTATATGGTTCTGAACTGCTTGCGGCTGCAACCAAAAATGGCTGTGATTTATTTTATGAGGCAAGTGTAGCCGGCGGTATCCCGATTCTCAGAAGTCTTGTAGATGGACTAGCTTCTGACCGGATTACTAAAATGATGGGAATTGTGAATGGAACAACGAACTTTATTTTAACGAAAATGAGCAAATACGGCAGTCCGTATGCTGAAGTGCTGAAAGAAGCGCAGGATTTGGGATACGCTGAATCTGACCCGACTGCGGATGTTGAAGGACTGGATGCAGCAAGGAAAATGGCAATCCTCGCCCGCCTTGGTTTTTCCATGAATGTGGACTTAAAAGATGTTCAAGTACGGGGAATTTCAGCGATTTCAGACGATGACATCAATTACAGCAAAAGGCTCGGCTATACAATGAAGCTTATCGGAATTGCCCACAGGCACAACAATAAAATTGAAGTGAGCGTCGAGCCGACCCTGCTTCCTGACCATCATCCCCTGGCTGCTGTAAACGATGAATACAACGCTGTGTATGTATATGGAGAAGCGGTGGGAGAAACGATGTTTTACGGTCCCGGTGCAGGAAGTTTGCCTACAGCAACTGCGGTGGTGTCAGATTTAGTTGGGGTAATGAAAAATATGAGGCTTGGCGTGAACGGACGAAGTGCCGTTGCCCCCCAATACGAGAAACAATTGAAGCTGGATGAGGAGATTTTTGCCCAGCATTTTCTCCGTATCCATGTGAAAGATCAGGTAGGAGCGCTGGCAAAAATTACAGGGCTTTTCTCAGAACGCGGAGTCAGCTTCGAGAAAATTCTCCAGCTGCCCCTTAAAAATAGTGAACTTGCGGAAATTGTCATTGTAACACACCACGCATCCCAAAAGGATTTTGCTGAAATTATGAACAGGCTGGATCACATGGAAGTGGTTTCCGAAGTGAAAAGCACATACAGGGTCGAAGGGAATGGCGGAGCATGA
- the yutH gene encoding spore coat putative kinase YutH — MIPLKDFLKEQFGIHVPGTFKAGNRDAFRVQSTLGIIVPVQHMDEQELYELYYMSQYLQEKREPYVASFWPSLQGALSAEKDGRRYAILKCPDKLMSRSQSPGRELAQFHQRARSYPYQADKTKRIGEWKNLWERRLDQLEAFWRGKVQAHPLDHFEKLFIESFPYYLGMAENGIQYLVDTELDDEPLASDSATICHNRFHSQVWNKEFPMKLPTDWVFDHAARDLAEYLRYEFIENPEQLRSEGGSFLEDYDRTAPISSFGWRLIYSRLLFPIHYFECIEDYYLSSESGKPFYEKKLQQLLSRSAEYEQFLTSYSAMLSMRTRKIQLPVLHWLG; from the coding sequence ATGATTCCGCTGAAAGATTTTTTAAAAGAACAATTCGGTATCCATGTACCCGGAACGTTTAAAGCAGGAAACCGCGACGCCTTTCGTGTGCAAAGCACGCTTGGCATCATTGTCCCTGTGCAGCATATGGACGAACAGGAGCTGTATGAGCTCTATTATATGAGTCAGTATTTACAGGAAAAAAGAGAACCATACGTAGCCTCCTTCTGGCCGAGTCTGCAGGGGGCCTTATCGGCAGAAAAAGACGGGAGAAGATACGCGATTCTTAAATGCCCTGATAAACTCATGTCCAGAAGCCAATCACCCGGCAGAGAATTAGCACAGTTCCATCAGCGTGCCCGAAGCTATCCATACCAGGCAGACAAAACAAAGCGGATTGGGGAATGGAAAAATCTCTGGGAAAGAAGGCTCGATCAGCTGGAGGCGTTCTGGAGAGGGAAAGTGCAGGCGCACCCGCTGGATCATTTCGAGAAACTGTTTATTGAATCCTTTCCTTATTATCTGGGGATGGCGGAAAATGGGATTCAGTATCTGGTGGATACGGAACTCGATGATGAGCCGCTTGCGTCTGATTCAGCTACCATATGCCATAACCGTTTTCATTCACAAGTATGGAATAAGGAATTTCCAATGAAACTTCCGACAGATTGGGTGTTTGATCATGCTGCAAGGGATCTTGCCGAATATCTGCGGTATGAATTTATTGAGAATCCAGAGCAGCTAAGAAGTGAAGGCGGCAGCTTTCTCGAAGACTATGACCGCACAGCCCCAATTTCTTCATTTGGCTGGCGGCTGATTTACAGCCGTTTGCTTTTCCCGATCCATTATTTTGAATGCATTGAGGATTACTATTTATCGTCTGAGTCCGGAAAACCTTTTTATGAGAAAAAACTGCAGCAACTTCTCAGCCGGTCAGCTGAATACGAGCAGTTTCTTACTTCTTATTCTGCCATGCTATCCATGAGGACAAGAAAAATACAGCTTCCTGTTTTGCACTGGCTTGGCTAA